From Bradyrhizobium symbiodeficiens, the proteins below share one genomic window:
- a CDS encoding YciI family protein: MLYAILCYHDEDFVGSWSKEQDEAVMKKLAVVQEKLTQQGRLGPVARLLPTTAAATLRKEDPPLVLDGPYAETKEQLLGFYIVDCKNLDEALDVAGDLGAANPGGAYEVRPVGVFRPGGLST, translated from the coding sequence ATGCTTTACGCCATCCTTTGCTATCACGATGAGGACTTCGTCGGCTCCTGGAGCAAGGAGCAGGACGAGGCCGTGATGAAGAAGCTCGCCGTGGTGCAGGAGAAGCTCACCCAGCAGGGCCGGCTGGGGCCGGTGGCGCGACTGCTGCCGACCACGGCAGCGGCGACCTTGCGCAAGGAAGATCCGCCGCTGGTGCTGGACGGCCCCTATGCCGAGACCAAGGAGCAGTTGCTCGGCTTCTACATCGTCGACTGCAAGAATCTCGACGAGGCGCTCGACGTCGCGGGCGATCTTGGTGCTGCCAATCCCGGTGGCGCCTATGAGGTGCGTCCCGTCGGAGTGTTCCGGCCCGGAGGACTTTCCACGTGA
- a CDS encoding SRPBCC family protein, translating into MLKAIAVIAVVLAVGIAGVLAFALTKPDTFRVERSLAVKAPADAIYPQVADFHRWTAWSPYEGRDPAMKRTFGGAAAGKGATYAWDGNNNVGAGHMEILEANPASKLRIKLDFERPFEGHNTAEFTFMPQGDATLVTWAMSGPAPFLSKVMQVFINMDSMIGKDFEAGLDGLKKLTEKQ; encoded by the coding sequence ATGCTGAAAGCCATTGCCGTCATCGCCGTCGTACTCGCCGTTGGAATTGCGGGCGTCCTCGCCTTTGCTCTGACCAAACCCGACACCTTTCGCGTCGAACGCAGCCTCGCCGTGAAGGCGCCGGCGGATGCGATCTACCCGCAGGTCGCCGATTTCCACCGCTGGACCGCTTGGTCCCCCTATGAGGGCCGCGATCCCGCCATGAAGCGCACCTTCGGTGGAGCTGCGGCAGGGAAAGGCGCGACCTACGCCTGGGACGGCAACAACAATGTCGGCGCCGGCCACATGGAGATCCTCGAGGCGAATCCCGCGTCAAAGCTCCGCATCAAGCTCGACTTCGAACGTCCGTTCGAAGGCCACAACACTGCCGAGTTCACCTTTATGCCTCAAGGCGATGCGACACTGGTGACATGGGCGATGTCCGGTCCGGCCCCGTTCCTGTCCAAGGTCATGCAGGTCTTCATCAACATGGACAGCATGATCGGCAAGGATTTCGAGGCCGGCCTCGACGGCCTGAAGAAGCTCACCGAGAAGCAATGA
- a CDS encoding 2-hydroxyacid dehydrogenase has translation MTKGTLAVLINSTQQNWLPERWKARFEAVCGGRRVVLLPDSTLDPAEVHYATVWKPVPGDLGTFPNLRAIFNLGAGVDALMADKGLPDVPLVRVAVPDLTGRMTEYVVLHVLMHHRQELYLRDSQRAKRWEPKYQWPASAVTVGVMGLGTLGADAADVLRRLGFRVAGWSRSPRAIDGVECFHGTAGMDAFLRKTDILVSLLPLTPETHGILNREVFTRLNRNSPLGAPVLINAGRGGLQNEADILACLDDGTLGAASLDVFVQEPQPADSRFWTHPKVVLTPHNAADTDADAISAYVAEQIARFEAGGALENVVDRTRGY, from the coding sequence ATGACCAAAGGCACCCTGGCCGTCCTGATCAACAGCACGCAGCAGAACTGGCTGCCGGAGCGCTGGAAGGCCCGGTTCGAGGCGGTCTGCGGCGGACGTCGCGTGGTGCTGCTGCCGGATTCCACTCTCGATCCGGCCGAGGTGCACTATGCCACGGTGTGGAAGCCGGTGCCGGGCGATCTCGGCACTTTTCCCAATCTGCGGGCGATCTTCAATCTCGGCGCCGGCGTCGATGCGCTGATGGCGGACAAGGGCCTCCCTGACGTGCCGCTGGTCCGCGTCGCGGTGCCCGACCTCACCGGACGCATGACCGAATATGTCGTGCTGCACGTGCTGATGCACCACCGCCAGGAGCTCTATTTGCGGGACTCGCAGCGCGCGAAACGCTGGGAGCCGAAATATCAATGGCCGGCGAGCGCGGTCACGGTCGGCGTCATGGGGCTTGGCACGTTGGGGGCGGATGCGGCCGACGTGCTGCGCCGGCTCGGCTTCCGTGTCGCCGGCTGGAGCCGCAGCCCGCGCGCGATCGATGGCGTCGAATGCTTCCATGGCACCGCAGGCATGGATGCCTTTCTGCGCAAGACCGACATCCTGGTGTCGCTGCTGCCGCTGACGCCGGAGACACACGGCATCCTCAACCGCGAGGTCTTCACCAGGCTCAACCGCAACAGTCCGCTGGGCGCGCCGGTGCTGATCAATGCCGGCCGAGGCGGCTTGCAGAACGAGGCCGACATCCTCGCCTGCCTCGACGACGGCACGCTGGGCGCCGCCTCGCTCGACGTCTTCGTGCAGGAGCCGCAGCCGGCGGACAGCCGGTTCTGGACCCATCCCAAGGTGGTGCTGACGCCGCACAACGCAGCCGACACCGACGCCGACGCGATCTCGGCCTATGTCGCCGAGCAGATCGCGCGCTTCGAGGCCGGCGGTGCGTTGGAGAACGTGGTGGACCGGACCAGGGGGTATTAG
- a CDS encoding DUF2852 domain-containing protein codes for MAYTADVNRWRGPSDQHQQYERPRMLDTPWHPGWIAVTILGFIIWWPIGLALLFFTLGSRRMSCWSNQDRWQNKMERMQYKMDRMRGRMERRGFGFGFGPPSSGNRAFDEYRSETLQRLEEEQVEFKNFLDRLRHAKDKEEFDQFMAQHKTRPTPPPTDQQQG; via the coding sequence ATGGCCTACACCGCTGATGTCAATCGCTGGCGCGGCCCTTCGGACCAACACCAACAGTACGAGCGTCCCCGCATGCTCGATACGCCCTGGCATCCGGGCTGGATCGCCGTGACCATCCTCGGCTTCATCATCTGGTGGCCGATCGGACTCGCCCTTCTCTTTTTCACACTCGGGAGCAGAAGAATGTCGTGCTGGAGCAATCAGGACCGCTGGCAGAACAAGATGGAGCGGATGCAGTACAAGATGGACCGCATGCGCGGTCGCATGGAGCGCCGCGGCTTCGGCTTTGGCTTCGGTCCGCCGTCTTCCGGCAACCGCGCCTTCGACGAATACCGCTCTGAAACGCTGCAGCGGCTCGAGGAGGAGCAGGTCGAGTTCAAGAACTTCCTCGATCGTCTGCGCCACGCCAAGGACAAGGAAGAGTTCGACCAGTTCATGGCGCAGCACAAGACGCGTCCGACCCCGCCGCCGACAGATCAGCAGCAGGGCTGA
- a CDS encoding YciI family protein — translation MRFMMLMIPLGYEAAPPDVQLDPERVAAMMRYNEALKDAGVLITLDGLHPPSMGARVSFATGQPIVTDGPFTEAKEVLGGYWMIEVASRAEAIAWAKRCPASPNEIIEIRQVQEISDFPPDVQAAAAGFGDLKQ, via the coding sequence ATGCGATTCATGATGTTGATGATCCCGCTCGGCTACGAAGCCGCGCCGCCGGACGTGCAGCTCGATCCCGAGCGCGTCGCGGCGATGATGCGCTACAACGAGGCGCTGAAGGACGCGGGCGTGCTGATCACGCTCGACGGACTGCATCCACCGTCAATGGGCGCGCGGGTGTCGTTCGCGACCGGCCAGCCGATCGTCACCGACGGCCCCTTCACGGAAGCCAAGGAAGTGCTGGGCGGCTATTGGATGATCGAAGTTGCCTCGCGGGCCGAGGCGATTGCCTGGGCAAAGCGGTGCCCGGCCTCGCCCAACGAAATCATCGAGATCAGGCAGGTGCAGGAGATCAGCGATTTTCCACCCGACGTGCAGGCCGCCGCCGCCGGGTTTGGCGACCTGAAGCAATAG
- a CDS encoding nuclear transport factor 2 family protein, with translation MSDDCERLIRDLFAAYLANDRQRVAEALSDDFRFTSPFDDDLDKATYFERCWGDTGWIARHDIERIFVRGEEAFVTYLCLATDGRSFRNTSFPAAAALGPVGPGAS, from the coding sequence ATGTCCGACGACTGCGAGCGCCTGATCCGAGACCTCTTCGCCGCCTATCTCGCCAACGACCGGCAGCGGGTCGCCGAAGCATTGTCCGACGATTTCCGCTTCACCAGCCCGTTCGACGACGACCTCGACAAGGCGACCTATTTCGAACGCTGCTGGGGCGACACGGGCTGGATCGCACGGCATGACATCGAGCGCATCTTCGTCCGGGGCGAGGAGGCCTTCGTCACTTATCTCTGCCTTGCGACGGATGGCAGGAGTTTTCGCAACACGTCGTTTCCTGCCGCAGCCGCGCTAGGGCCGGTAGGGCCGGGTGCCTCCTGA
- a CDS encoding acyl-CoA desaturase: protein MSPNAAADDHHDDVMYPSAIPFVLVHLGCIAAIWSGITWQAVAICGSLYVVRMFAIGAGYHRYFSHRAFATGRVFQFILACLAQSTAQKSVLWWAAKHRHHHLHSDTELDVHSPRQRGFLYSHLGWIFYREHDATDLVKVGDFTVYPELMWLHRLELLPAFVLAALCFLVAGWSGLIVGFLWSTVLVYHATFCINSLAHVHGRKRYVTGDDSRNNWLLALVTMGEGWHNNHHAYQSSVRQGFYWWEIDVTYYVLKVLSWFGIVWNMKAPPEQVLRNEQPLGARVINRAARELAGRFDAPKLAHAISSALHRADPTQLQLPTLHDILNRAHDGVDALTHLHLPRIPTREEFLAEAKAMFARTRSLNEIVDHAYEHFLASVRAQLVTVR from the coding sequence ATGTCACCTAACGCTGCCGCCGACGACCACCACGACGACGTCATGTATCCCTCCGCCATCCCGTTCGTGCTGGTCCATCTCGGCTGCATTGCGGCGATCTGGTCGGGCATCACGTGGCAGGCCGTCGCGATCTGCGGTTCTCTTTATGTCGTGCGCATGTTTGCGATCGGGGCGGGCTACCACCGCTACTTCTCGCATCGGGCTTTCGCCACCGGCCGCGTGTTTCAGTTCATCCTGGCCTGCCTCGCGCAAAGCACCGCGCAGAAGAGCGTGTTGTGGTGGGCGGCCAAGCATCGGCATCATCATCTGCATTCCGACACCGAACTGGACGTGCATTCGCCGCGTCAGCGCGGCTTCCTGTACAGCCATCTCGGCTGGATCTTCTACCGGGAACACGACGCGACCGACCTGGTGAAAGTCGGCGATTTCACAGTGTATCCCGAGCTGATGTGGCTGCATCGGCTGGAGCTGCTGCCGGCCTTCGTGCTTGCAGCGCTCTGCTTCCTGGTTGCGGGGTGGTCGGGTCTGATCGTCGGCTTCCTGTGGAGCACGGTGCTGGTCTATCACGCGACCTTCTGCATCAATTCGCTGGCCCATGTGCACGGACGCAAGCGTTACGTGACGGGCGACGACTCCCGCAACAACTGGCTGCTGGCGCTGGTCACCATGGGCGAGGGCTGGCACAACAATCACCACGCCTATCAGAGCAGCGTGCGACAGGGCTTTTACTGGTGGGAGATCGACGTCACCTATTACGTGCTGAAGGTGTTGTCCTGGTTCGGCATCGTCTGGAACATGAAGGCGCCGCCCGAACAGGTGCTGCGCAACGAGCAGCCGCTCGGCGCCCGTGTCATCAATCGGGCAGCCCGCGAGCTTGCCGGGCGGTTCGACGCCCCGAAGCTTGCACATGCGATCTCTTCGGCGCTGCACCGGGCCGATCCGACCCAGCTGCAGCTGCCAACGCTGCACGACATCCTCAATCGCGCGCATGACGGCGTCGACGCGCTGACCCACCTGCATCTGCCGAGGATCCCGACCCGCGAGGAGTTCCTCGCCGAGGCCAAGGCGATGTTCGCGCGGACGCGATCACTCAACGAGATCGTGGATCACGCCTACGAACACTTCCTGGCTTCCGTTCGTGCACAGCTCGTGACTGTGCGCTGA
- a CDS encoding methyl-accepting chemotaxis protein codes for MFNFQSKKVRHAVAEVEALDRSQAVIEFGLDGTILDANENLLKMSGYTLAEIKGKHHSIFVSPAERESARYRDFWASLNRGEFQTTQYKRFGKGGKEVWIHASYAPLRDENGKVVSFIKFATDITAYKIKTMEDSGKIVAINRAQAVIEFNMDGTIVTANENFLTAMGYSLDEIKGKHHSMFVTPEDRASAGYAAFWAKLNRGEFEAAEYKRLGKGGKEIWIIATYNPILDENGKPFKVVKFATDVTAQKMKAADNDGQLAAIQKSQAVIEFNMDGTIRTANENFLKAMGYSLAEIRGQHHSMFVEPNERNSPAYRQFWETLNRGEYQAAEYKRIAKGGREIWIQASYNPILDLNGRPYKVVKYATDITAQAIGRKKADNARGLIEAVAAGSEQMSASIREISETMAKSRENSKVATNRVEAADGQAQKLTAAAHAMSGIVEMISGITSQINLLALNATIESARAGEAGRGFAVVASEVKNLANQAKQATDTITSEIDALNVISGDVASSLTAIKAAIDGVNEFIASTAAAVEEQSIVTSDMSANMQRASAELS; via the coding sequence GTGTTCAATTTCCAGAGCAAGAAGGTCAGGCACGCCGTCGCGGAGGTCGAGGCGCTCGACCGCTCGCAGGCTGTGATCGAATTCGGTCTGGACGGCACCATCCTCGATGCCAATGAAAACCTGCTCAAGATGAGCGGCTACACGCTCGCCGAGATCAAGGGCAAGCACCACAGCATCTTCGTCAGCCCCGCCGAGCGCGAGAGCGCGCGCTACCGCGACTTCTGGGCCAGCCTGAACCGCGGCGAGTTCCAGACCACGCAATACAAGCGTTTCGGCAAAGGCGGCAAGGAAGTCTGGATCCACGCCTCCTACGCGCCGTTGCGCGACGAGAACGGCAAGGTGGTCAGCTTCATCAAGTTCGCCACCGACATCACGGCGTACAAGATCAAGACCATGGAGGATTCCGGCAAGATCGTCGCGATCAACCGCGCACAGGCCGTGATCGAGTTCAATATGGACGGCACCATCGTCACCGCGAACGAGAACTTTTTGACCGCAATGGGCTACTCGCTCGACGAGATCAAGGGCAAGCATCACAGCATGTTCGTGACGCCCGAAGATCGCGCGAGTGCCGGCTATGCCGCGTTCTGGGCCAAGCTGAACCGTGGCGAGTTCGAGGCGGCCGAATACAAGCGGCTCGGCAAGGGCGGCAAGGAAATCTGGATCATCGCCACCTACAATCCGATCCTCGACGAGAATGGCAAGCCATTCAAGGTGGTCAAGTTCGCAACCGACGTCACTGCGCAGAAGATGAAGGCGGCCGACAATGACGGCCAGCTCGCCGCGATCCAGAAATCGCAGGCGGTGATCGAGTTCAACATGGACGGCACGATCCGCACCGCCAACGAGAATTTCCTGAAGGCGATGGGCTATTCGCTGGCGGAGATCAGGGGTCAGCACCATTCCATGTTCGTCGAGCCGAACGAGCGGAATTCGCCGGCTTATCGCCAGTTCTGGGAGACTCTCAACCGCGGCGAGTACCAGGCCGCGGAATACAAGCGCATCGCCAAGGGCGGGCGGGAGATCTGGATCCAGGCGTCCTACAATCCGATCCTCGACCTCAACGGCAGGCCCTACAAGGTGGTGAAATACGCAACCGACATCACCGCGCAGGCGATCGGCCGCAAGAAGGCCGACAATGCGCGCGGGCTGATCGAGGCGGTCGCGGCCGGCAGCGAGCAGATGAGCGCCTCGATCCGCGAGATCTCCGAGACCATGGCGAAGTCGCGCGAGAACTCCAAGGTCGCGACCAACCGGGTCGAAGCCGCCGACGGCCAGGCCCAGAAGCTGACCGCGGCCGCACATGCCATGAGCGGCATCGTCGAGATGATCTCCGGCATCACCAGCCAGATCAACCTGCTCGCGCTCAACGCCACGATCGAATCCGCGCGCGCCGGCGAAGCCGGCCGCGGCTTCGCCGTGGTCGCCTCCGAGGTGAAGAACCTCGCGAACCAGGCCAAGCAGGCGACCGACACCATCACCTCCGAAATCGACGCGCTGAACGTCATCTCGGGGGACGTCGCCAGCTCCCTGACTGCGATCAAGGCCGCGATCGACGGCGTCAACGAGTTCATCGCCTCCACCGCCGCCGCAGTCGAGGAACAGAGCATCGTCACGTCGGACATGTCGGCCAACATGCAGCGCGCCTCGGCGGAGCTTTCGTAG
- a CDS encoding SDR family NAD(P)-dependent oxidoreductase, translated as MPASPQKVALVTGAARGIGLATAKKFLGEGWRVALLDIEGELLGRAVADIDQSETTLALTCDVSDSAAVSDAMEAVERRFGRLDALVNNAGIAVFAPLMETSETDWRRVIEVNLTGPFLCTKAAVPLMREGHGGAIVNITSISAVRASTLRSAYGTSKAGLAHLTKQLAVELASLNIRVNAVAPGPVDTAMAKQVHTREIRADYHDAIPLNRYGLEEELAEAIYFLCSGSASYITGQVLAVDGGFDAAGIGLPTLRGQRRNG; from the coding sequence ATGCCTGCTTCTCCGCAAAAAGTCGCCCTCGTCACCGGAGCCGCGCGCGGCATCGGGCTTGCGACCGCGAAAAAGTTCCTGGGCGAGGGCTGGCGCGTGGCGCTGCTCGATATCGAGGGCGAGTTGCTCGGCCGGGCGGTCGCCGACATCGACCAAAGCGAGACGACGCTGGCGCTGACCTGCGACGTCTCGGATTCGGCCGCGGTGAGCGATGCAATGGAGGCGGTCGAGCGCCGGTTCGGCCGGCTGGATGCGCTGGTCAACAATGCCGGCATCGCGGTGTTCGCGCCGCTGATGGAAACGTCCGAGACCGATTGGCGCCGCGTGATCGAGGTCAATCTCACCGGTCCGTTCCTCTGCACCAAGGCCGCGGTGCCCCTGATGCGCGAGGGCCATGGCGGCGCCATCGTCAACATCACCTCGATCTCGGCCGTGCGCGCCTCGACGCTGCGCTCGGCCTACGGCACCAGCAAGGCCGGGCTCGCACACCTCACCAAGCAGCTCGCGGTCGAGCTCGCCTCCCTCAACATCCGCGTCAACGCGGTCGCGCCGGGACCGGTCGACACGGCGATGGCGAAGCAGGTGCACACCAGGGAGATCCGCGCCGACTATCACGACGCCATTCCGCTCAACCGCTACGGCCTGGAGGAGGAACTGGCGGAAGCGATCTACTTCCTGTGCTCAGGCAGCGCGAGCTACATCACCGGACAAGTTTTGGCCGTGGATGGCGGCTTCGATGCGGCAGGCATCGGCCTGCCGACGCTGCGCGGACAGCGCCGCAACGGCTAG
- a CDS encoding YciI family protein, producing MSTQHNFLAVYLGSMSGEKMKAWHAMPEAERKVKEREGMAAWHGWVEKHKDVIVEMGGPLGKTRRIDGRGITEISNALTGFTVVRAASQEEAAKLFENHPHFAIFPGEAIEVMPVLPIPQM from the coding sequence ATGAGCACCCAACACAACTTCCTCGCCGTCTATCTCGGCAGCATGAGCGGCGAAAAAATGAAGGCTTGGCATGCGATGCCCGAGGCGGAACGGAAGGTGAAAGAGCGCGAGGGCATGGCCGCCTGGCACGGCTGGGTCGAGAAGCACAAGGACGTCATCGTCGAGATGGGCGGCCCGCTCGGCAAGACCCGCAGGATCGACGGACGCGGCATCACCGAGATCAGCAATGCGCTGACCGGCTTCACGGTGGTGCGGGCCGCCTCGCAGGAGGAAGCGGCAAAACTGTTCGAGAACCATCCGCATTTTGCGATCTTCCCGGGCGAGGCCATCGAAGTCATGCCGGTCCTGCCGATTCCGCAGATGTAG
- a CDS encoding VOC family protein encodes MLNPYLFYRDNCEAAFNFYAKALGGKIDAMMRSSEAPPDVPAAPGREKTIMHARMSLPDGSVLMASDAPPEHFNKAQGFSISLTVKDTEEGERKFNALADGGSVTMPFSKTFWAKGFGMCVDKFGIPWMVNCPAEGM; translated from the coding sequence ATGCTCAACCCCTATCTGTTCTATCGGGACAATTGCGAAGCGGCGTTCAACTTCTACGCCAAGGCGCTCGGCGGCAAGATCGATGCGATGATGCGGTCATCGGAGGCGCCTCCGGACGTGCCCGCCGCGCCCGGTCGCGAGAAGACGATCATGCATGCGCGGATGTCGCTACCCGACGGCAGCGTATTGATGGCCTCCGATGCGCCGCCAGAGCATTTCAACAAGGCTCAAGGCTTTTCGATCTCGCTCACGGTCAAGGATACCGAGGAAGGCGAGCGCAAGTTCAACGCGCTCGCAGACGGCGGGTCCGTCACCATGCCCTTCAGCAAGACGTTCTGGGCCAAGGGCTTTGGCATGTGCGTCGACAAGTTCGGGATTCCCTGGATGGTGAACTGCCCGGCCGAAGGAATGTGA
- a CDS encoding TetR/AcrR family transcriptional regulator encodes MSWRKEQGRAERGYHHGNLKEALLQAALGLIAEKGAAGFTFADAARMAGVSAAAPYRHFRDRDELLSSIAQRGFEQFEARLTAAWDDGRPDTVTAFERVGRAYLAFSREEPAFYAAMFESGLPVDANPALQAASERAFNIIRAAAERLAALAPPGIPRPPAMMMALHIWSMAHGVASLFSRGDAARRKLPMSPDELLEAEVLIYLRGLGFPTDRRPPAKGAEPPPVPPEASSGSGVPPGGPWGKPK; translated from the coding sequence ATGAGCTGGCGCAAGGAGCAGGGCCGCGCCGAGCGCGGCTATCATCACGGCAATCTGAAGGAAGCACTTCTGCAGGCCGCCCTCGGGCTGATCGCCGAGAAGGGCGCGGCCGGCTTTACCTTCGCCGATGCCGCACGCATGGCCGGCGTCAGCGCGGCGGCACCGTATCGGCATTTCCGCGACCGCGACGAGTTGTTGTCTTCGATCGCCCAGCGCGGCTTCGAGCAGTTCGAGGCGCGCCTGACTGCGGCCTGGGACGACGGGCGGCCCGACACGGTCACCGCGTTCGAGCGCGTCGGCAGGGCCTATCTCGCCTTCTCCCGCGAGGAGCCCGCCTTCTACGCAGCGATGTTCGAGTCCGGCCTGCCGGTCGATGCCAATCCGGCGCTGCAGGCCGCGAGCGAGCGCGCATTCAACATCATTCGTGCCGCCGCCGAGCGGCTTGCGGCGCTGGCGCCGCCCGGCATTCCGCGCCCGCCGGCGATGATGATGGCGCTGCACATCTGGTCGATGGCGCACGGCGTGGCCTCGCTGTTCTCCCGCGGCGACGCCGCGCGTCGAAAGCTGCCGATGTCGCCGGACGAGCTGTTGGAGGCCGAGGTGCTGATCTATCTGCGCGGTCTCGGCTTCCCGACCGATCGCCGTCCTCCGGCCAAGGGGGCCGAGCCGCCGCCGGTGCCGCCGGAGGCGTCCTCCGGTTCAGGCGTTCCGCCCGGCGGGCCTTGGGGCAAGCCGAAATAA
- a CDS encoding RNA polymerase sigma factor — protein sequence MSEADTAWIETALTSARPQAVGALLRYFRDLDTAEEAFQNASLRALKSWPQNGPPRDPAAWLIMVGRNAAIDEVRRTRKQQPLPEDDQAISDLDDAEGALAERLDGSHYRDDILRLMFICCHPQLPATQQIALALRIVSGLTVKQIARAFLVSDAAMEQRITRAKAKVAEAGTPFEAPGAIERSERLAGVAAIIYLIFNEGYSASGDTAEIRKPLCEEAIRLARLLLRLFQSEPEIMGLTALILLQHARSAARFAADGSLILLDDQDRSLWNGTMIAEGLALIDKAMRHRRSGPYQIQAAIAALHARAATPEETDWAQIDLLYGALEVAQPSPVVTLNRAVAVAKVRGPQAALDLIEPLASKLANYFHFYGVRGAFLMQLGRNDEACVAFDRAIALANTSAEAAHIRMHIDRLIRDSQPKQGVARQGAKAT from the coding sequence GTGAGCGAGGCCGACACCGCCTGGATCGAGACCGCGCTGACCTCGGCGCGACCCCAGGCGGTCGGCGCGCTGCTGCGTTATTTCCGCGATCTCGACACCGCCGAGGAGGCGTTCCAGAACGCCTCCCTGCGCGCACTCAAGAGTTGGCCGCAGAACGGGCCGCCGCGCGATCCTGCGGCCTGGCTGATCATGGTCGGCCGCAATGCCGCCATCGACGAGGTGCGCCGGACCCGCAAGCAGCAGCCGCTGCCGGAGGACGACCAGGCGATTTCCGATCTCGACGACGCCGAAGGCGCGCTGGCCGAACGGCTGGACGGCTCGCACTACCGCGACGATATCCTGAGGTTGATGTTCATCTGCTGCCATCCGCAATTGCCGGCGACGCAGCAGATCGCGCTGGCGCTGCGCATCGTCTCGGGCCTCACGGTGAAGCAGATCGCGCGCGCCTTCCTGGTCTCGGACGCGGCGATGGAGCAGCGTATCACCCGCGCCAAGGCGAAGGTCGCGGAGGCCGGCACGCCGTTCGAAGCGCCCGGCGCAATCGAGCGCTCCGAGCGGCTCGCCGGTGTCGCGGCGATCATCTATCTGATCTTCAACGAGGGCTATTCGGCGAGCGGCGACACCGCGGAGATCCGCAAGCCGCTCTGCGAGGAGGCGATCCGGCTGGCCCGCCTGCTGCTACGACTGTTTCAGAGCGAGCCGGAGATCATGGGCCTCACGGCGCTCATCTTGCTGCAGCATGCGCGCAGTGCCGCGCGCTTTGCGGCCGATGGCTCGCTGATCCTGCTGGACGACCAGGACCGTTCGCTGTGGAACGGCACCATGATCGCGGAAGGGCTGGCGCTGATCGACAAGGCGATGCGCCATCGCCGCAGCGGGCCTTATCAGATCCAGGCCGCGATCGCCGCGCTGCATGCCCGGGCGGCGACGCCGGAGGAGACCGACTGGGCGCAGATCGACCTGCTCTACGGCGCGCTCGAGGTCGCGCAGCCGTCTCCTGTGGTGACGCTCAACCGCGCGGTCGCGGTCGCCAAGGTGCGCGGACCGCAGGCCGCGCTCGATCTGATCGAGCCGCTGGCCTCGAAGCTCGCCAACTATTTCCATTTCTACGGCGTGCGCGGCGCCTTCCTGATGCAGCTCGGCCGCAACGACGAGGCGTGCGTCGCCTTCGACCGCGCCATCGCGCTTGCCAACACCTCCGCAGAAGCCGCCCACATTCGCATGCACATCGATCGCCTGATCCGGGACAGCCAGCCGAAGCAGGGCGTCGCGCGGCAGGGTGCAAAGGCGACTTAG
- a CDS encoding TetR/AcrR family transcriptional regulator: MVQKEKPPAAANQPKRRGRPRAYQPDIALGKALDLFRTQGFASTSLDDLSEATGMNRPSLYGAFGDKRELYIKSYQRYREEARAAMVEIFRQEMPVRQRLERIFASALNIYLSGETGPRGCFTVVTAASEAVSDPEIRAMVIEGLAELDKAFTNCFRRAKEKGELPESAEPAVLAQIASATIHTIAIRSRARVPRKELEAIVKGAIDVMLGVKA; this comes from the coding sequence ATGGTACAAAAAGAGAAGCCGCCAGCTGCTGCCAATCAACCCAAACGACGCGGCCGCCCGCGCGCCTATCAACCCGACATCGCGCTCGGCAAGGCGCTCGATCTGTTTCGCACGCAAGGATTTGCCTCGACCTCGCTGGACGATCTCAGCGAAGCCACCGGCATGAACCGGCCGAGCCTCTATGGCGCCTTCGGTGACAAGCGCGAGCTCTACATCAAGAGCTACCAGCGCTACCGCGAGGAAGCACGCGCCGCGATGGTGGAGATCTTTCGCCAGGAGATGCCGGTGCGCCAGCGGCTCGAGCGCATCTTCGCCTCGGCGCTGAACATCTATCTCTCCGGCGAGACCGGCCCGCGCGGTTGCTTCACCGTGGTGACGGCGGCGTCCGAAGCGGTGAGCGATCCCGAGATTCGCGCGATGGTGATCGAGGGGCTCGCTGAGCTCGACAAGGCTTTTACGAACTGCTTCCGCCGCGCGAAGGAGAAAGGCGAGTTGCCCGAGAGCGCCGAGCCCGCCGTGCTGGCGCAGATCGCATCCGCCACCATCCACACCATCGCCATCCGCTCCCGCGCGCGTGTCCCGCGCAAGGAGCTTGAGGCGATCGTGAAGGGCGCGATTGATGTGATGTTGGGAGTCAAAGCATAG